TCTCTCCAACACTAATTAACCTCTTCCACTACCTATCGTTGCTTAGCTTTCTTCTTTGATTTGTTTCAGATAAGAAGAAAACATTCCAAAACAATATTTAAAGTCTTTTGGTTTTGATTATTCAAACAATATtgttcaataatattttaatataataaatactCCAATCTCCAACACTTACTTCTTCCACTTTATATTGTTtgtttaatttacttttttattagtGTTTTATTTCTTGGTAGTTTAATTTATTCCTTAATTCTTCCTCATTccttaataaatatttttttccactttttgTTTGTATTACTTCTCCGTAAGCATCAGTTGGTAAgaacattgcatgtaatatggatagctcagttgataggacattgcatgtaatatgtagAACTAGAGTTCGAaccctaatatttatatttttttggtttttcatcaccagtttaatctggttcagggGTCAGTTGTTTTGGCATCAAGTGTTTTCATCCCCCTCCTGATCACAGTTacgggggatcgaactgtggtccttcctaccaagtttagcgtcaatcactactgaaccaactgacaattgatatatttattcaccttaaaaaaatgaaattctagatactaaactatttaaaaaatgaaaaataagaaagataTTTGTTTACTAACACATAAGCTTCCcaaaaaaacacaaactatCCAAGCaatctatttttcattaaacCTGAATACGTGGagaatataattaattgtatCTTCTTTTAAGAGGAGTGTTGTCTAAACATAAAATTTGGGGAGACATAATTGACACATTTTTTTACCACTCACATGCACGGAAATTAATGCatgcaaataatattaaaatacaaaaaaaaatgtatttttatttgaaaattgtgttggaataatattttccattttttaaagtcaaatttgaagatcacaacgCTTCTCCAAATCCACCACCTCATTTATGACACGTGcatgaaataattttgtgtTAGCATCATCTTCTTTGAACCATAGTGATTTTGATCTTTAGAGCTGCCAAATTATTAATGTTATCTTCATCAACTTCCACACCTCATCAACATCCACCATGATCGAACCCAAGCAAAGTTCAAAACATGAACTAATAACATAGCTTCCGATTCCAATTTCCAACCAAACCCAATAtaataagtataaaaaaaatcttgtcaATTTAGTGTCTATCATATCGACagattttcatatactttagaGACTATTATCGCATATATTTTATCGTGTTTGATTATATAATTAGGTAATGTTTGTGTAGTCGTGGATATGTACTAGTTATTTGAAAATTGTTAGAAtacgaaaaaaaattaattaaataaggatTGCATGTTCTGTAAATTTCAAAGGGTTTCGAAAGAAAACTTTCGATACATGTTTAATTTTGAAACATTTTGGAAGATACTTTtcgaaatattttttttgcatattgAGAAAAAATGACTATTCCAATGTACCTGCATAATTTatagtatattaaaaaaatgctaaatcaaaatataatctTCTAAAAACAAACATTACCTATTCTTTGATATCAAATAAGTGTAAAAAAATTTTATGAATGATGCAATTTTGATTTGAGGCTAAAAACGTGAAAAATTGTGAGATTTTGAGAGATTGAGTGTTGAAGAAGTAAAAGTACAAACATGCAAGCGGGCATAAATTGAAACTCACTCATTTTAGAAGTTACCTTAGTATCATTTTTGAAAGTTATTATCTTCTAAAATCTCGTGTGTTCAAAAATTATCTTTCAAAACATTTTGAAATGTATAATTAGATATTAGATTTTTGAGAGCTTGAAAATAATGTGGGGCCCTATGAAGAGCAAAGttcaataaataattaaactaataaCCAAAGAAAGTGGTGCAAGTCTATACttctaaatagaaataatatactagacaaaaaagaaaatagaaatattatatGTACTTATTTTTAAAGCATTTACAAAATTTGTTTTAACTCACTCTTTAGAGAGAGCAACATTATGTAAAACTAATtctcataattttaaaatgaaaatgaaaattgtgTCTACTTATAAATTTATGTTCAAGTAATTTTACATATGGTGTGAGATCGATGTTTAACAAAAAGTTCCTCCCTAAATAGATGATTAGGTTTCTTTGAAGGAATTCCTCAATTATTACCCTAACCTACTTGGCTAATCAACCGAACAACTTTGTACATAGAGGTTTGGAATGGAAAGGgtaatatatcaaatttttataatttttactattatacaattaaaaatattaatagcCAACATTATACATAGGCATGCGTGAaatagtcaactgtgtcaatcaaattgggacgagGAAGTATATCACAATGTACTTTTGTCTGAATCTCTCTATTGTCTTTATCTTCAGCCACCCATGTTTTTCAACAAAGGTATTAAGATAACAGGTAAATACTACTTCCTccggtcctaattataagagaacttctactttttaagttcattgaaaTATTAATGTTTTTGAACTATATTATAGTTTAGATACATTAGCATTCcaatatatctaaaaagtaaaagttctcttataattaggacGACCAGAGAAATACTATTAATGTTAAATAttaacggtaattaatctcggTCGAAAAGCAGTCTGCCCCTCAATAAAATTGGTAAAGTAGTGTGCATACCCTTGAACATATTCATTGTATATAAATTAACACCGCCCAAAAAATTATTGTGATTAGAAGGGGTTAGTTAATGAATTACATGATAGTGCGTTGGTCCTCCTTTTTCCAAATTGTGCTTTTATGTTTCTGTTGTGTCGGttaataaaacttttttaaaggcaataataatttttatctgGTGGATCGAGGTTGACATTTGCTAATATGGTTGCATCATTACATTTTCGATCCTCTCTATTATTGTTTTTGCTTCTTAATTAATTGAGTTTTATGAATTGGGTGTTTGTTCTGTTTAATTTGGTGATACATTGCATCATTTCAGATGTAATATGAGTATgtgattcatatatatatatatataagatgaGCTTGTTATGATTTTACGGCAAGATGAATTTAAGAGGGTGTGTAATAACTTATTTGAGTGAATCTTATGTAATAACTATCCACCTTCTATAAAAAATTGCAGAAGACCACTAAATCATGTGTTCGAAAGTCGCAAATacgaaattaaaaaaaaaaaaaaaaacttcaactaATACAATGGAAACAAAGGCAACCTTACAACTGCGACCTATGATTCAATTTAGAGTTTCAGTTCGAGCGAGAAAGCTAAacgtaaatatatttttgtgtttttaaacTTTAAGATAGACAAAACTTAAAATAGTTAGTGGAGTCAACAATTtagctatttttttattttgtttaatgtAAAATTCTGAAATTACATATAAACAGTTCTATAAAGATCGGACTACTTGACTACACTATGGGTGTGTTTGTTAAGGccaataaactagcttataatttattggactagcttataagcttgttagACGTGTTTGGTAACAAATTTCTCTAATTAgtttatagcgttttttgagatgctattttaAGTAGAATTTAAGCTTATAgcattttacattttattccaattttacccttattatactagttttaataatttttattttttttcaaaaaagttaattacCCACGTTTAGGAATGGTAACTGCACTTGGTCTAGTAACTGCATTTGGTCttgttgaattttattttcaacgGAATCCTTTTATagcatattaatattttttttttgagtcagtagcatattaatatttatttctttttttacatatttactattttaaataaaacgatataattttccattaaaaaaaatctgataaTAAAGTTAaacaattttagttaaaaaatttcaattaaattcatatatcacaattataattttcaaactttaattttaaataaattaaatatttaaaataaattatacttaaaaatgtttataaatattaattttaaaaataaaattaaacatacatgtatttttatgtcattttatattgaTCAGTCACttgaaaaacaaattttatcaaacactccAATTTAAATTAACCAATTTTTCAGCTATAaactagtttttcagctatcagctaacttataacttaattttaccaaacagaccctatatTTTGAATTCATGAATTCGAGATCGATTTTATTTCCATCAATTTCAACCCAAAATCACGATCACATCACACATGTATATGAGAGTATACGTTGCTGTAACTTCCGTTGCCACCATTTGTCTCTGTAACCATAACCAACAACCACTTTGGATGGATTGAACCTTCTAGGgtttttgttttactttaaGATTCTAGTAattatgcatgttttctttTGCACAAtcattattaaaaagaaaacataaataaataaaataaatctgaATTAGACATTATCTATGAATTTAACCCACTATAAGCACATTTAAATCCACATTTccgagttggacaaaaataacACCAAATTCGTTTTGACCTAGCTAGTCAAAATTAACACCAACTTTATACACTAATACATAGCCAATCTGGTTGGCATAATGAAGTGCCCCCATTTCTGTATCACGTCAGCTGCACCATCATCTATTACCATTTCtatataaacaataaaagaatCTTACTGTTTTTTGTcccagaaaaaaaataaagaaaaagaatcctattgttttgttttttgctaGAGTACAATGATTGATCCATACTCCATGTCAAAGGggaaatgtaaaaaaaaaaaaaaaagttactggTCGACatttaaagaaaaacaaacaatgTGTATGAAGACCTTTTTATCTATAAAGTAAAAGTGTAACCACAGACCATATGGTCCTTGTAAGTAAGGAGGGGGGCATGAATAATTGAGTAGCAATCAGTAGCTTCCATTGTGCAATTCTAAATAGTCCCTTGTCCTCAAATTTAACTTGTCCTGTCAGTAATTTAACCATGAGAGTAGTTTTACCTTAGTGAATTTGTATCTAATAAAGTTCACATTAATTCGAATTTTTATGGGATAATTAAGACAAAAAGTAGAGTACTTGTTTCGAATTGAGTCAATGTCTAATATAATCACCTCAATTTTCCAAGGTTACTTACGTAACACAACAAACACAACGAAGGATCTTGTTCATGCCACAGTGAAATCATTCCATCCGTGTAGAATCGTTAGATTGATGGTTACAAACTGTTCCTTCTATTTAAGCTCGAAAGCTTTCGTGCCAAGGTACGATTCAACCACTTTCACTCTACCTTAATCATATACTGACTTAAACGTTTGAGTGCTAACATGTTTTGCAGACACATTCGTCACTGCTAACCACCACTCCAAGAACCTGTCACCACCGTAACTGCTTCAAACCTCATCGTCCGAGTCAATCAGATTTGTTAGAATCAGAACAGATGAAAGGTGTCACGTCACTcgttataaattaattattaattaattattataaagaGACTTGCAAGATGAAATGTGTCACTCATAAATTCATTGCAACCTATTCAACATTTAGACTAATCACATAGACTTGAACATAACAATAATCACTTAGACTTGAACATAACAATCTCTCCGTTGGAACCGATGAAACACGCATCTTGACTACACCTCTATGAGAACTACTAGAACACGCACCACCATCTAATAGGTCAGGATCCACTTTTGCTCCTCCACTAAACCTGAACGAGCTATGATATCATTTATTGGGAAGTCTAAGGGAGGGCAAAGAGATCAACAAGAAACCGATGATTCTAGATCAACCAAAGACAGGACACCGCATCTCTCCCAAAACTTCAATTCATTAGATATATATGAGACACTTCTTAAATATCAAAAATTTAGTTTATTAATTTTCGATGCGGGATTAACCACCCACACTTTAATAAAACCCAATGTACCATATGCTATATCCAAGTGAATATGTAATAAATCTTCCTAGCTGTTATTGTGGTGATTGAACAACAAAAAAGTGGTGGGTAACATGGTTGTTGGTTGTTATAGACAAGAAAGAAAGGTAGAAAAGTTTCCAAAGCTTCTTTTTTCATCAAAGATCAATACAAGTGTTATTTCtcacttataagttataacttatatatatCACTCTCTCTCCCCAATCTATTCCCTATATTCACGCCTCACTCATACACTTTCTTCTCTTTCCaaaagcaaaaaacaaaaatcatcacAAAATCCATTCTTAGTGCTACTTTTCTACTAAACCAAACCATTTCTTCTATTTCTCTTTACTTTgtcacaaacacaaacaaaaaacaaaaaacatgagTGAGTTATCTTTCTCAAACACTTCAAACAAGAACAATGAATTCTCAAGtaacatcttcatcatcttcttcaatctttGTTTCTCCATATATTCTCACCCTTTATACTTTTCCTACTTCCTTTTCTTCTCTCCATATATCCTTAaacttctctcttttctttcacCTTTGTTCATCACTACTACTCTTCTTCTCCTTGTTGCTCTTCTCACTTTCACTCCTAACCTTGTTCATCAAAAGGGTAGTAGCAAAAGTACTAGTTCTGATCTTTCTGAGtctaaattatgtttttttctttctattttgcAAAATTTTCTAGCATGGTTTGAAGGTGAtgacaaagatgaagatatTGGTTTACTTGATGAGTTGGAAGCATATTTGGTTATGTTCCAAGCTTCAATCTTTGAAGTTCATGAACCAAAATTAGAAGAAGATTTTGTCTTTGAAGAAGTAGATGAAGAGTTTTCAGTTGAAGAAACAAGTGAAGTTTTTAGTCCAAtggaagaagagaaaaaagtgAACTTGGTTGAAGAAATTGAAAACCAAGTTGAGAAAGTAGAAAAAGTAGAAAAAGTTGTTGAATTCACCAAGGAAGAAAAAGTGATAGATGTTAAGAGTTTAGTAACATTGTTTCAAGAATATGCAGAGTTAGAAAATGTGTCttgtgaaaaagaagaaaaagaaatagtCAAGCCTATATTGGATTCTTCTAAATTCAATAAAGTTGAAGAAAGCAAAGAAACATTATGGTCCATGAGAAGTGGATCCAAAGTGAAGGGTAATAAAGTGAGAAGTACTAAAAGTGATGAAGAACATGTTTTTGATGAAGTAGTTAAGGTGAAAGTGAAATCTCAAAGACTAGATTTTGGGAGTCCACAAAGTAATTGGGAGTATAGTACTCCAAAGGGTATTATAGGAAATAATGAAGAATTTAGTTCTAATAATCTTGGAAGTTTTGGATCAATGAGAGTGGAAAAAGAGTGGAGGAGGACATTGGCTTGTAAGCTTTTTGAGGAAAGACATAATAATGGTGATGGAAGTGAAGGAATGGATATGCTTTGGGAAACATATGAGAAAGACTCAAACAAGGGTATGAAGAAGGGTAAAAAAGGGAAGAAAAGTGAAGTTGAGTATTATAGTGAGGATGAGGTAGATGAAGAGATAGATGATGAGATTGGGACTAAGTTATGTTGTTTACAAGCTTTGAAATTTTCAACTGGGAAGATGAATTTAGGTATGGGAAGGCCTAATCTTGTGAAATTCTCTAAAGCTTTGAAAGGTATAGGATGGTTGCATAATGTAGGCAAGAATGGAAAGAAGAAGAATCACtgaattattgttttttttttaatattttgtgacTTATGATTAGATGTAGAAATTGTGCATTTGTTTGATGATGAGAAGTAAATATTTTGCATGTCAATTATATAATGATGCTTCTATTGAGAAGTTTGAATGAGATATGATCTAAAATTGTGTTTATAAGTGTTGACTATTTAGTTGTTTTATCTTACGACCTGTTTTGTAGGATTTGAATTTTCGATCGTAATTGTTATGAAATTACAGATTTCGGCAtaattttaactatttaatcttAAATCAAAGACCAATATTGATAACCGCGCGTACAATTGAATCATAATTTGGGGTGAAATAACACATTCATGATTCATAGCTTCATCAAACATAGTGTAAAAATCTGCAGGGAAGAGAACTATGTTTCAAGCTACCAGAGGAATCTTACAAGTTACAGCAACTATGTCTCTGGTGCATGATTAGATGTACTTTAGCATTTGCACTATTAAAAGAAAGATCATTATAACTTGcatgctttttttttataattatttcagGACCATTCATGTGTGCTATCTCACATGACACATGTTCTTTAGTAGGACTGGGAGTTTTGTTGTGACAATAATCTCAGTTAAAAAGaataatgatacaaaaaatgcAAACAAATAACGAAGTTCGGTTAATTGTGTCTACGTCTCTAATTGTCAAGTGGCTGCAAtttctttctattattttaGTATAAAACTCAGTGGCAAACCTACTTAAGAGGTCactcaaaatatatttttgcatgCACTTCATTACCACTCTTGCAAACAAGATCAACAGAcacatattcaaataaaaaatgttgcTTCACAATgaagttttttaaatttttgaattatcCCTTCCTTCAAATGGGTCatgaatgacaaaaaaaaaagaattggatTGGGTTCGGTTCGGCCCAGTACAAACAAGCCCAGCATTTTACCAAACCAAAAAACCATTACCTTACACATCGCAGCAGTGTTGAATTTaggcaataaaaaaataatagcttCTCTTTAGGCCCTGTGTTTTTTATTCCTCCATATGATTTACAATTTTGCCCTTAgaaaaaaacttcgatttctgtttaccgaattttttttgctttgaaaaaaaacttcggtttctgtttcccgaatttttcctgaatttgaactagaaaaacttcggtttttgcattgcgaattttttttcaagggcaaaattggaaatacGAGGGGGAAAAGAAACATGGGGAGCCTAAAGAGAAGCTATCTAAAAAAATCTCCCTCAGCATGAACCAAACATAAATCCTAACTCtcaaattgtaaaattctttgcACCATAAAATAAGGCCAAATTtgattctaaaaaaaaacaagaccAAATTGTCTCTGCTGCACTGATGAACCAACACAAAGCTTCAATATCTCAACCAGTCACCATCATTATCCCTCCTCCCCCAATTTTAACCAAAACAATAATGTTTCAATTGAGGTTGATTTAAAATCAAAGGATTGTCTGAAAATGGATCAAAGTTGACATAAAGATGTTTGACATAATATATGGACATAACATGTGTCAC
This genomic interval from Trifolium pratense cultivar HEN17-A07 linkage group LG6, ARS_RC_1.1, whole genome shotgun sequence contains the following:
- the LOC123893024 gene encoding uncharacterized protein LOC123893024, whose protein sequence is MSELSFSNTSNKNNEFSSNIFIIFFNLCFSIYSHPLYFSYFLFFSPYILKLLSFLSPLFITTTLLLLVALLTFTPNLVHQKGSSKSTSSDLSESKLCFFLSILQNFLAWFEGDDKDEDIGLLDELEAYLVMFQASIFEVHEPKLEEDFVFEEVDEEFSVEETSEVFSPMEEEKKVNLVEEIENQVEKVEKVEKVVEFTKEEKVIDVKSLVTLFQEYAELENVSCEKEEKEIVKPILDSSKFNKVEESKETLWSMRSGSKVKGNKVRSTKSDEEHVFDEVVKVKVKSQRLDFGSPQSNWEYSTPKGIIGNNEEFSSNNLGSFGSMRVEKEWRRTLACKLFEERHNNGDGSEGMDMLWETYEKDSNKGMKKGKKGKKSEVEYYSEDEVDEEIDDEIGTKLCCLQALKFSTGKMNLGMGRPNLVKFSKALKGIGWLHNVGKNGKKKNH